The Euphorbia lathyris chromosome 3, ddEupLath1.1, whole genome shotgun sequence genome contains a region encoding:
- the LOC136223156 gene encoding uncharacterized protein — MLHLISNGLLCWGTWNEAKRVEGLNNINIVHASASGVVSAAIGDDHALWVSGKSKRGQLGLGKGITEAFTPTRVEALSGEKIVQVSLVGGMLLLKMLAVSSESILEADDR; from the exons ATGCTCCATCTCATCTCGAATGGATTGCTTTGCTG GGGTACATGGAATGAAGCAAAGAGGGTAGAAGGATTAAATAATATTAACATAGTTCATGCATCAGCATCGGGTGTTGTCTCTGCAGCAATTGGGGATGATCACGCATTGTGGGTTTCGGGCAAGTCTAAGCGAGGCCAGCTTGGTCTTGGGAAAGGAATCACTGAGGCCTTCACTCCTACAAGAGTTGAGGCACTTTCTGGAGAAAAGATAGTTCAG GTATCATTGGTTGGGGGCATGCTCTTGCTTAAAATG CTCGCAGTTTCTTCCGAAAGCATATTAGAAGCTGATGATCGATGA